The Pseudarthrobacter sulfonivorans genome includes a window with the following:
- a CDS encoding ABC transporter permease, whose translation MTNLNAVDPAAVAQDAHLETDVVIAKSTIIFRRFMRNKTAVAGLAVFLGLTIFSFVGGYFTPWDKETIDPFNIGMPPSGDHFLGTSQAGIDLYAMTVEGTRISILIGLIVGLVSVLVAAVYGCTMAYFGGKVDKVMLFVLEALIMMPALLVVAVATSGGGDGLKKNLPSWLLLIIVLLVFSWMGTARLIRSMSMSLMQRDFVKAAQYMGVPPRRIVWRHLVPNIGSLLVLDITRGVTGAILAEVAFSFIGIGIKVPDVSLGVLIGGATSQVQTFPWMFWVPLTVMFLLTGSLAMMNDGLRDAFDPSSSSVGRAKKNSAEKKSK comes from the coding sequence ATGACCAACCTCAACGCCGTTGATCCGGCAGCCGTGGCGCAGGACGCGCACCTCGAAACCGATGTGGTGATCGCCAAGTCCACCATCATTTTCCGCCGCTTCATGCGGAACAAGACTGCCGTCGCCGGGCTGGCGGTTTTCCTGGGCCTCACCATCTTCTCCTTCGTCGGCGGGTACTTCACTCCTTGGGACAAGGAGACCATCGACCCGTTCAATATCGGCATGCCGCCTTCCGGCGACCACTTCCTCGGCACGTCGCAGGCCGGCATCGACCTCTACGCCATGACTGTCGAAGGCACCAGGATCTCCATCCTGATCGGTCTGATCGTGGGCCTCGTGTCCGTCCTGGTCGCCGCGGTATATGGCTGCACCATGGCCTATTTCGGCGGAAAAGTGGACAAGGTGATGCTCTTCGTCCTGGAGGCCCTCATCATGATGCCCGCCCTGCTGGTGGTGGCAGTGGCCACCAGCGGCGGAGGGGACGGCCTGAAGAAGAACCTCCCCAGCTGGCTCCTGCTGATCATCGTGCTCCTGGTGTTCAGCTGGATGGGGACCGCGCGGCTTATCCGCTCTATGTCCATGTCGCTGATGCAGCGGGACTTCGTCAAGGCGGCCCAGTACATGGGCGTCCCGCCCCGGCGCATCGTGTGGCGGCACCTGGTCCCCAACATCGGGTCGCTGCTGGTCCTGGACATCACCCGCGGCGTCACCGGGGCCATCCTGGCCGAAGTGGCGTTCTCCTTCATCGGCATCGGCATCAAGGTGCCGGATGTTAGCCTCGGCGTGCTGATTGGCGGCGCCACGTCCCAGGTCCAGACCTTCCCGTGGATGTTCTGGGTCCCGCTCACCGTGATGTTCCTGCTTACGGGGTCCCTGGCCATGATGAACGATGGCCTTCGCGACGCCTTCGACCCGAGCTCCAGTTCGGTTGGCCGGGCCAAAAAGAACAGCGCAGAGAAGAAGAGCAAATGA
- a CDS encoding dipeptide ABC transporter ATP-binding protein produces the protein MSTFLEPADPASTAAEQLHIAGLHSPSDAVLSVRDLNVSFNSENGAVHAVRGVNFDLMPGKTLGIVGESGSGKSVTSLAIMGLLPATAEISGSVRLKGKELLGLSDKAMCAYRGNDIAMVFQDPLSSLTPVYTVGTQITEALTIHNPGMSKAAKETRAVELLAMVGIPSPRNRLRAFPHEFSGGMRQRVMIAIAIANNPRVLIADEPTTALDVTIQAQVLEVLHTAQEETGAAVVMITHDLGVVAGIADDIMVMYAGKPVETGSVDDIYYDPRMPYTMGLLGAVPRVDVAEKSSLVPIDGIPPNLLHTPTGCSFAPRCPLVTDACLDGEPSLSPVPGTGYHQAACIKSGSLGGDVDVHEIFSAPPVPVSRFDLIPRGERSTVLELRDVRKHFPLTKGALLKRRIGTVKAVDGLSFDIREGECFSIVGESGSGKTTTLLEIMEFHKDQDGEVIIGGISNKQAADAKTKSAMRREMQMVFQDPTGALDPRFTVYEVLAEPLQNAGMDKRAIKKRIMELMNLVGLQPDHVNRFPNQFSGGQRQRVGIARALAVNPKLVVLDEPVSALDVSVQAGVINLLDKLRAELGLSYLMVAHDLSVVRHISNRVAVMYLGKIVEIGEVDRVFDNPRHPYTRALLSAIPVPDPQFERTRERIILQGDLPSPLDAPKGCNFATRCPVFAALPAAKQEHCLALEPPLEAVQPSAAVEILEAGPAPTPDQQFACFFPDGELDEHMLVVHETAEPHAP, from the coding sequence ATGAGCACCTTCCTTGAGCCGGCTGACCCGGCCTCCACAGCCGCTGAGCAGCTCCACATCGCCGGTCTCCACTCGCCGTCGGACGCTGTCCTGTCCGTCAGGGACCTGAACGTCAGCTTCAACTCCGAAAACGGGGCTGTGCATGCCGTCCGGGGCGTCAACTTCGACCTGATGCCCGGCAAAACGCTGGGAATCGTGGGGGAGTCCGGGTCCGGCAAATCGGTAACATCGCTGGCCATCATGGGCCTGCTGCCCGCCACCGCCGAGATCTCCGGTTCGGTCAGGCTCAAGGGCAAGGAACTGCTGGGCCTCAGCGACAAAGCCATGTGTGCGTACCGCGGCAACGACATCGCCATGGTGTTCCAGGACCCGCTGTCCTCCCTCACGCCGGTGTACACGGTGGGCACCCAGATCACCGAGGCCCTCACCATCCACAACCCCGGCATGAGCAAGGCGGCGAAGGAAACCCGCGCCGTCGAACTCCTGGCAATGGTGGGCATTCCCAGCCCCCGGAACAGGCTCAGGGCTTTTCCGCACGAGTTCTCCGGCGGCATGCGCCAGCGCGTGATGATCGCCATCGCCATCGCCAACAACCCGCGCGTGCTGATCGCGGATGAGCCGACGACGGCCCTGGACGTCACCATCCAGGCCCAGGTGCTTGAGGTGCTGCATACGGCGCAGGAGGAAACGGGCGCCGCCGTCGTGATGATCACGCACGATCTGGGCGTGGTGGCGGGCATCGCCGACGACATCATGGTGATGTACGCCGGCAAGCCGGTGGAAACCGGCAGCGTGGATGACATCTACTACGATCCCCGGATGCCCTACACGATGGGCCTGCTCGGGGCGGTGCCACGCGTGGACGTCGCGGAGAAATCCTCGCTGGTCCCCATCGACGGCATCCCGCCGAACCTCCTGCACACCCCCACCGGTTGCTCCTTCGCGCCGCGGTGCCCGCTGGTGACCGATGCCTGCCTGGACGGCGAGCCCTCTTTGAGCCCGGTTCCGGGAACTGGTTACCACCAGGCAGCCTGCATCAAATCCGGTTCCCTCGGCGGGGACGTGGATGTCCACGAGATCTTTTCCGCCCCGCCGGTCCCGGTCTCGCGCTTTGACCTCATCCCCCGCGGGGAGCGCTCAACCGTGCTGGAACTCAGGGATGTCCGTAAGCACTTTCCGCTGACCAAGGGTGCCCTGCTCAAGCGGCGCATCGGCACCGTGAAGGCCGTGGACGGCCTGAGCTTCGACATCCGCGAAGGTGAGTGCTTCTCCATTGTGGGCGAGTCCGGTTCGGGCAAAACCACCACCCTGCTGGAAATCATGGAGTTCCACAAGGACCAGGACGGCGAGGTGATCATCGGCGGCATCAGCAACAAGCAGGCCGCCGACGCCAAGACCAAAAGCGCCATGCGCCGGGAAATGCAGATGGTTTTCCAGGATCCCACCGGCGCCCTGGACCCCCGCTTCACCGTCTACGAGGTTCTGGCCGAGCCGCTCCAGAACGCCGGCATGGATAAGCGGGCCATCAAAAAACGCATCATGGAACTGATGAATCTGGTGGGCCTGCAGCCGGACCACGTCAACCGGTTCCCCAACCAGTTCTCCGGCGGACAGCGGCAGCGCGTGGGCATCGCCCGGGCACTGGCCGTGAACCCCAAACTGGTGGTCCTGGACGAGCCCGTGTCCGCGCTGGATGTCTCGGTCCAGGCCGGCGTCATCAACCTCCTGGACAAGCTCCGCGCGGAGCTGGGCCTGAGCTACCTCATGGTGGCCCACGATCTGTCCGTGGTCCGCCACATCTCCAACCGGGTGGCGGTGATGTACCTGGGCAAGATTGTGGAGATCGGGGAGGTGGACCGGGTTTTCGATAACCCACGCCACCCGTATACCCGCGCGCTGCTGTCCGCGATCCCTGTCCCGGACCCGCAGTTCGAGCGCACTCGGGAGCGGATCATCCTTCAAGGCGACCTGCCTTCTCCGTTGGATGCCCCGAAAGGCTGCAACTTCGCCACCCGCTGCCCCGTCTTCGCGGCGCTTCCCGCTGCGAAACAGGAGCATTGCCTGGCACTGGAGCCCCCGCTCGAGGCCGTGCAGCCTTCCGCTGCCGTGGAGATTTTGGAGGCCGGCCCGGCGCCTACACCGGATCAGCAGTTCGCCTGCTTCTTCCCGGATGGTGAACTGGACGAGCACATGCTGGTGGTCCACGAAACGGCGGAACCCCATGCACCCTAG
- a CDS encoding ABC transporter family substrate-binding protein: protein MRNLTKIGGAAAIAAALALTACGGGGTPTGPETAKGQGTGSDLAKLISINEKPAADLEPGGKVTLPLGSIGPDFNGFSNNGNSSDNSAMMAPINPVAVNSGGIGGCWKVDFVGKATPNKDFCESVESKVVDGKQTVTIKVNDKATYNDGTPIDIKAFQNTWNILKSPDAGYDIVSSGAYEFVESVEAGSSDKEIIVKTTQPVYPVDSLFFGLIHPAVNTPAIFNEGFVGEMHPEWMAGPFKVDQYDAAAKTVTMVPNDKWWGTKPVLESVVFRQLETSAQIAAFKNGEIDAMSANTIALYKQLEGTKDSEVRRGQRLFAGGMNINAQKITDVAVREAIFAAVDREALRKVRFNGLNWEEPSSGSMMVLPFSDYYQDNYPVKETGADVAKKVLTDAGYAPNAAGIMEKDGKPAAFKISNFGDDPTTLAFTQTLQKQLQAGGMDVGIDQRASADFGKVIGGRDFDMSVSGYTVGPDSTDAVKQYYDSKVNENGLGDAELDKKIADLASIEDNAERNKAAMEVEKEHMAKYFSMGVVMNGPQISFVRTGLANYGPSLFQSLSQVPDWSTLGWIKK from the coding sequence ATGAGGAATCTGACCAAGATCGGCGGCGCAGCGGCCATTGCCGCAGCCCTGGCGCTGACGGCCTGCGGCGGTGGCGGAACACCCACCGGACCGGAAACCGCCAAGGGGCAGGGAACGGGCAGTGACCTGGCCAAGCTCATCAGCATCAACGAGAAGCCGGCCGCTGATCTTGAGCCTGGTGGCAAGGTCACCCTGCCGCTGGGCAGCATCGGGCCGGATTTCAACGGGTTCTCCAACAACGGCAACAGCTCGGACAACTCCGCGATGATGGCCCCGATCAACCCGGTGGCCGTGAACAGTGGCGGCATCGGCGGTTGCTGGAAGGTCGACTTCGTCGGCAAGGCAACGCCGAACAAGGACTTCTGCGAGTCGGTGGAGAGCAAGGTTGTGGACGGCAAGCAGACCGTCACCATCAAGGTCAACGACAAGGCCACGTACAACGACGGCACCCCGATCGACATCAAGGCCTTCCAGAACACCTGGAACATCCTGAAGAGTCCGGATGCCGGCTACGACATTGTGAGCTCGGGGGCCTATGAATTCGTTGAGTCCGTCGAGGCTGGCAGCAGCGACAAAGAAATCATCGTCAAGACCACCCAGCCGGTTTACCCCGTGGATTCGCTCTTCTTCGGCCTGATCCACCCGGCCGTGAACACGCCTGCGATCTTCAACGAAGGCTTCGTGGGCGAAATGCATCCGGAATGGATGGCCGGCCCCTTCAAGGTGGACCAGTACGACGCCGCAGCCAAGACCGTCACCATGGTTCCCAACGACAAGTGGTGGGGCACCAAGCCGGTCCTGGAAAGCGTCGTCTTCCGCCAGCTGGAAACCAGCGCACAGATCGCTGCTTTCAAGAACGGCGAGATCGATGCCATGTCCGCCAACACCATCGCCCTGTACAAGCAGCTTGAGGGCACCAAGGACTCCGAGGTCCGCCGTGGCCAGCGCCTCTTCGCCGGTGGCATGAACATCAATGCCCAGAAGATCACCGACGTCGCCGTTCGCGAGGCCATCTTCGCCGCTGTTGACCGCGAAGCCCTCCGCAAGGTCCGCTTCAATGGCCTGAACTGGGAAGAGCCCAGCTCCGGTTCCATGATGGTCCTGCCGTTCTCGGACTACTACCAGGACAACTACCCTGTGAAGGAAACCGGCGCGGACGTTGCCAAGAAGGTCCTGACCGACGCTGGCTACGCGCCGAACGCCGCCGGAATCATGGAGAAGGACGGCAAGCCCGCCGCCTTCAAGATCAGCAACTTCGGTGACGACCCCACCACCCTCGCCTTCACCCAGACCCTGCAGAAGCAGCTCCAGGCCGGCGGCATGGATGTTGGTATTGACCAGCGTGCCTCCGCCGACTTCGGCAAGGTCATCGGCGGCCGCGACTTCGACATGAGCGTCTCCGGCTACACCGTTGGCCCGGATTCCACCGATGCCGTCAAGCAGTACTACGACTCCAAGGTCAACGAAAACGGTCTTGGCGATGCCGAGCTGGACAAGAAGATCGCCGATCTCGCCTCCATCGAGGACAACGCCGAGCGCAACAAGGCAGCCATGGAAGTTGAAAAGGAGCACATGGCCAAGTACTTCTCCATGGGTGTTGTGATGAACGGCCCGCAGATCTCCTTCGTCCGCACCGGCCTGGCCAACTACGGCCCGTCCCTGTTCCAGAGCCTCTCCCAGGTTCCGGACTGGTCCACCCTGGGCTGGATCAAGAAGTAA
- a CDS encoding IS110 family transposase: MLAETQDEDQIIARVAAIDIGKAELVCCVRVPAEGDRRKRLQEVSTHSTMTRSLMELANHLVDLRIERVVMEATSDYWKPVFYLLEAHGLEPWLVNARDVKHLPGRPKTDVLDSVWLCKVAERQMLRPSFVPPAPIRRLRDLTRYRADLVGTRTAEKNRVEKLLEDACIKLSVVASDIFGVSGREMMAALIAGERNPSRLAQLARTRMRGEDQRT, encoded by the coding sequence ATGCTGGCTGAAACCCAGGATGAGGATCAGATCATTGCCAGAGTCGCCGCGATCGACATTGGCAAGGCCGAACTCGTGTGTTGTGTCCGGGTCCCCGCGGAAGGGGACCGGAGGAAACGGTTGCAGGAGGTGTCCACGCACTCCACGATGACGCGGTCGTTGATGGAGCTGGCCAACCATCTCGTGGACCTCCGGATCGAGCGGGTCGTGATGGAGGCGACTTCGGACTATTGGAAGCCGGTGTTTTACCTCCTGGAGGCGCACGGGCTCGAGCCGTGGCTGGTCAACGCCCGCGACGTGAAGCATCTGCCGGGCCGGCCGAAGACGGACGTGCTCGATTCCGTGTGGCTGTGCAAGGTCGCCGAGCGGCAGATGCTGCGGCCCAGTTTCGTCCCGCCTGCCCCGATCCGCCGGCTGCGGGACCTGACCCGGTACCGCGCTGATCTGGTCGGAACCCGGACCGCGGAGAAGAACCGGGTCGAAAAACTCCTCGAGGACGCGTGCATCAAGCTCTCCGTCGTCGCTTCGGATATTTTCGGGGTGTCCGGGCGGGAAATGATGGCGGCGCTCATCGCCGGCGAACGGAACCCGAGTAGGCTCGCGCAGCTGGCCCGGACCCGGATGCGGGGGGAAGATCAGCGAACTTGA
- a CDS encoding transposase, with amino-acid sequence MLARIDGIDADIAAVDEQIEGQLAPFAAAAERLDEIPGIGPVAAAAIIAEIGVDMTRFPTAGHLCSWAKFSPGINSSAGKTKGNGSTGHGNRYLARVLGEAAVGASKTHTFLGERHQRIARRRGKKRAIVATGRSILVIIWHLLQDPDARFNDLGPDYFSRRTDPESRKRGHIRQLEALGYTVTLAPAA; translated from the coding sequence ATGCTGGCAAGGATCGACGGCATCGATGCCGATATCGCCGCGGTCGATGAACAGATCGAGGGGCAGTTGGCCCCTTTCGCGGCGGCAGCGGAACGCCTGGATGAGATCCCGGGCATCGGCCCCGTCGCTGCTGCCGCTATTATCGCCGAAATCGGGGTAGACATGACCCGGTTCCCGACCGCGGGGCACCTGTGTTCCTGGGCGAAGTTCTCCCCGGGCATCAACTCCTCCGCGGGGAAGACCAAGGGAAACGGCTCGACCGGACACGGCAACCGCTATCTCGCCCGGGTCCTGGGCGAGGCCGCCGTCGGGGCCAGCAAAACTCACACCTTTCTGGGCGAACGCCACCAGAGGATCGCGCGGCGGCGGGGCAAGAAACGCGCTATCGTCGCCACCGGACGTTCCATCCTCGTGATCATCTGGCACCTGCTCCAAGACCCGGACGCCCGGTTCAACGACCTCGGCCCCGACTACTTCAGCCGCCGCACCGACCCCGAGAGCAGAAAACGAGGCCACATCCGCCAGCTCGAAGCCCTCGGCTACACCGTCACCCTCGCACCCGCAGCCTGA
- a CDS encoding Gfo/Idh/MocA family protein has product MTWTEPEHRIRTAVVGYGLSGSVFHAPLIAADPRYALDVIATSDAGRQAAATQRYTGTKTVPDGDAVLALASDLDLVVLGTPPATHFPLAKAALEAGLDVVVDKPFAVRSAEGQELIALAERLGRVLTVFQNRRWDGDFLTVRKLLAGEALGSVTRFESSFERWSPDISKAWKASATAADGGGVLFDLGTHLIDQALLLFGPAAVAHAELQARRPHEKVDDDVFLVLNHDSGVTSHLSMNMLCAQQGPRFRILGATGAFTKHGIDPQEPYIVAGGSPLDTEYGIEAPEWAGSLGRDGHLDPLPTERGAYPEFYRLLAAKIDDGGTASALPLPVDPADAVEVLKIIESARASETAGS; this is encoded by the coding sequence ATGACCTGGACTGAACCCGAACACCGTATCCGCACCGCCGTCGTCGGCTATGGACTCTCAGGGAGCGTTTTCCACGCGCCGCTCATCGCGGCGGATCCCCGCTACGCGCTGGACGTGATCGCGACGTCCGACGCCGGCCGGCAGGCCGCCGCGACGCAGCGGTACACCGGCACCAAAACAGTGCCCGACGGCGATGCGGTCCTTGCGCTCGCCAGTGACCTTGATCTTGTGGTGCTGGGGACCCCGCCGGCCACTCACTTCCCGCTGGCGAAGGCCGCCCTGGAGGCCGGGCTGGATGTCGTGGTGGACAAGCCTTTCGCGGTCCGATCTGCCGAGGGGCAGGAACTGATCGCCCTCGCGGAGCGGCTGGGCCGGGTGCTCACGGTCTTCCAGAACCGGCGTTGGGACGGCGATTTCCTCACGGTCCGGAAATTGCTGGCCGGCGAAGCACTGGGCAGCGTGACCCGCTTTGAGTCCAGCTTCGAGCGCTGGTCCCCGGACATCTCCAAGGCGTGGAAAGCCAGCGCCACGGCGGCGGACGGCGGCGGCGTGCTGTTCGACCTGGGCACGCACCTTATCGACCAGGCGCTTTTGCTTTTCGGTCCAGCCGCCGTGGCCCACGCGGAACTGCAGGCGCGGCGTCCGCACGAGAAGGTGGACGATGACGTTTTCCTGGTGCTCAACCACGACTCCGGGGTGACCAGCCACCTGAGCATGAACATGCTTTGCGCCCAGCAGGGCCCGCGCTTCCGCATTCTCGGAGCCACTGGCGCGTTCACCAAGCACGGGATCGACCCTCAGGAACCGTACATCGTTGCCGGCGGCAGCCCGCTGGACACTGAGTACGGCATTGAGGCACCGGAATGGGCAGGATCCCTGGGCCGCGACGGCCACCTCGATCCGCTGCCCACGGAACGAGGTGCCTACCCCGAGTTCTACCGGCTCCTGGCAGCCAAGATCGACGACGGCGGAACCGCCTCCGCGCTGCCCCTCCCGGTAGACCCGGCAGACGCCGTCGAGGTGCTGAAGATTATCGAATCAGCCCGGGCCTCCGAAACCGCCGGCTCTTGA
- a CDS encoding S8 family peptidase: MQRFTKLVAPIGAFALAIGLSTAAAPAALSANGQPAKTGMQANAQAGTQTYIVLYKANGVSGRSLAAVRDAGGTVVQAYPQIGVAIVKSDRGGFDAALRAADSSVKGAASTAGFAVAVEDDNSGAAVAAIAPGTPAPGDDNLAALQWDMDQIQAPAAARAINGGSASVVVGDIDTGLDYTHPDLALNVDFSKSVSCVGGVPDQTPAAWMDNNGHGTHTAGTIAAAKNGIGMVGVAPNVKIAGIKAGNDDGFFFPEAVVCAFMWAGSNGIQVTNNSYFADPWLFNCKNDPTQRAIWEAERRAIKFAQQNGTTIVASAGNQSDDLAHPTQDVTSPDNTTPVTRDITNACAVVPVEVPGVIGVSANGNKLIKSFYSSYGVGAVSVIAPGGDSILQQTAAAINGRVLSAWPSAAPCASRVIDSSGATYCYLQGTSMAGPHVAGVAALVVSTGVSNPGTVASRINTTADKMDCPADMSVYAPFPATDNGAPQVCQGGAGYNGFNGHGQVNALRAIGG, encoded by the coding sequence ATGCAAAGATTCACCAAGCTTGTGGCGCCAATCGGGGCATTCGCCCTCGCCATTGGCCTTTCGACCGCCGCGGCTCCTGCGGCGTTATCGGCCAATGGACAGCCTGCCAAAACCGGAATGCAGGCAAATGCCCAAGCGGGAACCCAAACCTACATCGTCCTGTACAAGGCCAACGGGGTTTCCGGCAGGTCGCTTGCGGCTGTGCGGGACGCTGGCGGCACCGTGGTGCAGGCCTATCCGCAGATCGGTGTGGCTATCGTGAAGTCAGACCGAGGCGGCTTCGATGCGGCCCTGCGCGCGGCAGACTCTTCCGTTAAGGGGGCCGCTTCCACAGCAGGCTTCGCCGTGGCTGTCGAAGACGACAACTCCGGTGCGGCTGTGGCGGCCATAGCACCCGGCACCCCGGCACCCGGTGACGACAACCTGGCCGCGCTCCAATGGGATATGGACCAGATCCAGGCCCCGGCGGCGGCGCGCGCCATCAACGGCGGCAGCGCCTCGGTGGTGGTGGGCGACATCGACACCGGACTGGACTACACGCACCCGGACCTGGCTCTGAATGTTGACTTCTCCAAGAGCGTTTCCTGCGTTGGCGGCGTCCCGGACCAGACCCCGGCGGCCTGGATGGATAACAACGGCCACGGCACCCACACGGCCGGCACCATTGCCGCCGCGAAGAACGGCATCGGCATGGTGGGCGTTGCGCCCAACGTAAAGATTGCAGGGATCAAGGCCGGCAATGATGACGGCTTCTTCTTCCCCGAGGCCGTGGTCTGCGCCTTCATGTGGGCAGGATCGAACGGTATCCAGGTCACCAACAACAGCTACTTTGCCGATCCCTGGCTCTTCAACTGCAAGAATGACCCCACCCAGCGGGCCATCTGGGAAGCCGAGCGCCGGGCCATCAAGTTTGCCCAGCAAAACGGCACCACAATTGTGGCCTCGGCAGGCAATCAGTCAGACGACCTGGCTCATCCCACCCAGGATGTCACCAGCCCGGATAACACCACCCCGGTCACGCGCGACATCACCAACGCCTGCGCCGTGGTTCCGGTGGAAGTTCCCGGCGTGATCGGCGTGAGCGCCAACGGCAACAAGCTGATCAAGTCGTTCTACTCCAGCTACGGTGTGGGCGCCGTCAGCGTGATCGCGCCTGGTGGAGACTCGATCCTGCAGCAGACGGCGGCCGCCATTAACGGCCGCGTGCTCTCCGCTTGGCCGTCCGCCGCACCGTGCGCCAGCAGGGTGATCGACTCGAGCGGCGCCACGTACTGCTACCTGCAAGGCACATCGATGGCCGGACCTCACGTTGCCGGTGTCGCGGCGCTGGTGGTCAGCACCGGAGTCAGCAACCCGGGCACCGTGGCATCGCGGATCAACACCACCGCCGACAAGATGGACTGCCCGGCTGACATGAGTGTGTACGCCCCGTTCCCTGCAACGGACAACGGCGCACCTCAGGTGTGCCAGGGCGGTGCCGGCTACAACGGGTTCAACGGCCACGGCCAGGTGAACGCTCTCCGCGCGATCGGCGGCTAA
- the ald gene encoding alanine dehydrogenase, protein MIIGVPKEIKNNEFRVAITAAGVHEFRTHGHTVLVERGAGLGSGITDEEYAIAGAEIVAEADDVWGRADMVMKVKEPIKAEYHRFRKGMILFTYLHLAAEPELTQALINSGVTAIAYETVQEGRTLPLLAPMSEVAGRLSVQVGATSLMAPAGGKGVLLGGVPGVRPAKVVVLGAGVAGTNAAAMALGLGADVTILDININRLRELDAQYQGRLKTVASNSYEIEKSVVDADLVIGSVLIPGAKAPKLVSNELVSRMKPGSVLVDIAVDQGGCFEDTHPTTHQEPTYKVHNTIFYCVANMPGAVPNTSTYALTNVTLRYAVALANLGVKAAFDRDPSLAAGLNIAGGKVAHRSVSEAHNLPLVSDWHELVSA, encoded by the coding sequence ATGATCATCGGTGTCCCCAAAGAGATCAAGAACAACGAATTCCGCGTCGCCATCACCGCTGCTGGCGTTCACGAGTTCCGCACCCACGGCCACACGGTCCTGGTAGAGCGCGGCGCAGGCTTGGGCTCAGGGATCACGGACGAGGAATACGCGATCGCCGGCGCCGAAATCGTTGCCGAAGCCGACGACGTCTGGGGCCGGGCCGACATGGTCATGAAGGTCAAGGAACCCATCAAGGCCGAGTACCACCGCTTCCGCAAGGGCATGATCCTCTTCACGTACCTCCACCTCGCCGCCGAACCGGAGCTCACGCAAGCGCTCATCAACTCCGGCGTCACCGCCATCGCCTACGAGACCGTGCAGGAAGGCCGCACGCTGCCGCTGCTGGCCCCCATGTCCGAGGTTGCCGGCCGTTTGTCCGTGCAGGTCGGGGCCACCTCCCTGATGGCACCCGCCGGCGGCAAGGGCGTGTTGCTCGGCGGCGTACCGGGCGTCCGCCCGGCCAAGGTGGTTGTCCTGGGCGCCGGTGTTGCCGGCACCAATGCCGCCGCGATGGCCCTGGGCCTGGGCGCCGACGTCACCATCCTGGACATCAACATCAACCGCCTCCGCGAGCTCGACGCCCAGTACCAGGGCCGACTCAAGACAGTTGCCTCCAACTCCTACGAGATCGAGAAGTCCGTCGTCGACGCCGACCTCGTCATCGGCTCCGTCCTGATCCCCGGCGCCAAGGCCCCCAAGCTGGTCAGCAACGAACTCGTGTCCCGCATGAAGCCCGGCTCCGTGCTCGTGGACATCGCGGTGGACCAGGGTGGCTGCTTCGAGGACACGCACCCCACCACACACCAGGAACCGACGTACAAGGTCCACAACACGATCTTCTACTGCGTTGCCAACATGCCGGGCGCCGTACCCAACACCTCCACCTACGCGCTGACCAACGTCACCCTGCGCTACGCCGTGGCCCTGGCCAACCTGGGCGTCAAGGCCGCCTTCGACCGCGACCCGTCCCTCGCCGCCGGCCTCAACATCGCCGGCGGAAAGGTTGCTCACCGCTCGGTCTCCGAGGCGCACAACCTGCCCCTCGTTTCGGACTGGCACGAGCTGGTTTCCGCGTAA